One genomic region from Phragmites australis chromosome 1, lpPhrAust1.1, whole genome shotgun sequence encodes:
- the LOC133927680 gene encoding formin-like protein 3 isoform X2 encodes MDFLIQVDIWEDRRIFDIQGQSLKDDFFRRLKDLRNKLKKPGGELLEKVVSSYKHVLNAPIDEDYLMQKCQAALSIFDNLNEAYGNNSYLGSRNESGFVEELQEQRNILRNSIEQLKTSESLRATLIYHLKEALNEQELKAEQVRSQLQAAQSQYKKANDLCQELGIDVERHQPSNQGLKKSSLSEMPVTGATHSANAGSLQKGQSSAVMYSQVGDGDERSATAANVVTKFAAGAASEDILSGVLSSRANGGSISQKIEEYSSVNKRQKLEGDTYISQPQSQPPPPPPPFPHPDTFQPPPPPEYPPSPEPSPLPPPTSTPPQIIPPPPPTSMPPQIISTVPPIAGAFVPFPVGPPGPMTGMTFGTFPSYTPMVNFTMTNMPPVFPGAPNPPPAFQGLGGTFYGPPPYPTAPPPTDRK; translated from the exons ATGGACTTTTTAATCCAG GTTGACATATGGGAAGATCGTAGAATATTTGATATTCAAGGACAAAGTCTTAAGGATGACTTTTTTAGAAGGTTAAAGGACCTCAGAAACAAATTG AAAAAACCTGGTGGAGAGTTGCTGGAGAAGGTTGTCTCTAGCTACAAGCATGTGCTGAATGCTCCTATAGACGAGGACTATCTGATGCAAAAATGCCAAGCTGCTCTTAGCATTTTTGACAATCTCAACGAAGCATATGGAAATAACTCTTATTTAG GTAGCAGGAATGAATCTGGCTTTGTGGAGGAGCTGCAGGAACAACGTAACATTCTCAGAAACTCCATTGAACAACTCAAAACGTCAGAATCACTCAGGGCCACTCTGATTTATCATTTGAAGGAGGCACTGAATGAGCAG GAGCTGAAAGCGGAACAAGTCAGAAGCCAGCTTCAG GCAGCTCAATCCCAATACAAGAAAGCCAATGATCTCTGCCAAGAGCTTGGAATTGATGTGGAAAGGCATCAGCCATCTAATCAAGGGCTTAAGAAGTCCAGTCTCTCTGAAATGCCTGTCACGGGTGCCACACATTCAGCTAACGCTGGTTCTCTTCAGAAGGGACAATCAAGTGCAGTGATGTATTCACaggtgggagatggtgatgagCGCAGTGCCACAGCTGCTAATGTTGTGACAAAGTTTGCTGCAGGTGCTGCTTCAGAAGATATCCTCAGTGGTGTTTTATCTTCACGAGCCAATGGGGGCAGCATTTCACAGAAAATCGAAGAGTACTCTTCTGTTAATAAGAGGCAGAAGCTAGAGGGTGACACATATATCTCTCAGCCTCAATCacagccaccaccaccaccacccccaTTCCCACATCCTGATACATTTcaaccaccaccgccacctgaGTATCCTCCATCTCCAGAGCCTAGCCCACTGCCACCGCCAACTTCAACGCCACCCCAAATaatcccaccaccaccgccaacTTCAATGCCACCCCAAATAATCTCAACTGTACCACCTATAGCAGGTGCATTTGTACCCTTTCCTGTTGGGCCTCCTGGTCCAATGACTGGAATGACATTTGGCACTTTTCCATCATACACTCCTATGGTTAACTTTACCATGACCAACATGCCACCGGTTTTTCCCGGTGCTCCAAACCCACCTCCAGCTTTTCAGGGATTAGGGGGAACGTTCTATGGCCCTCCTCCATACCCCACAGCACCCCCACCAACAGACAGGAAATAG
- the LOC133890936 gene encoding auxin-responsive protein SAUR50-like: MATSSKGARRSLISRTLHQCKSRLSAGRASSPVAGCFSVYVGPERERIVVRVECANHPLFRRLLDDAEREYGYSAQGPLALPGCDVDAFLDVLRQMEEHDGADGGGEIPAAASSPICGLQSSSKGRAAGYRMLSPRSSPVVWSEEVIRQHALDQHAAAYDSNHD, from the coding sequence ATGGCGACGTCGAGCAAGGGCGCGAGGAGGAGCCTGATATCGAGGACCCTGCACCAGTGCAAGTCCAGGCTGAGCGCTGGCCGCGCTTCGTCCCCGGTTGCGGGGTGCTTCTCGGTGTACGTGGGGCCCGAGCGGGAGCGCATCGTGGTGCGCGTCGAGTGCGCCAATCACCCGCTGTTCCGGCGCCTCCTGGACGACGCCGAGCGCGAGTACGGGTACTCGGCGCAGGGCCCGCTCGCGCTGCCTGGCTGCGACGTCGACGCTTTCCTCGACGTCCTGCGCCAGATGGAGGAGCACGATggcgccgacggcggcggcgagatcCCCGCTGCCGCGTCGTCGCCGATATGCGGCCTGCAAAGCAGCAGCAAGGGCCGAGCGGCGGGGTACCGGATGCTGAGCCCGAGGTCGTCTCCAGTGGTTTGGTCGGAGGAGGTGATCAGGCAGCATGCACTCGATCAACATGCGGCAGCTTATGATTCTAATCATGATTAG
- the LOC133927680 gene encoding formin-like protein 3 isoform X1 translates to MSAGFNKQILAQKLAKLNSSQQSIETLSHWCVFHHRYCRQVVETWDCEFRSAPCERRVSLLYLANDIMQNSRKEGSGYITEFIRVIPAALNEVFTNGDDFGRNVVKRLVDIWEDRRIFDIQGQSLKDDFFRRLKDLRNKLKKPGGELLEKVVSSYKHVLNAPIDEDYLMQKCQAALSIFDNLNEAYGNNSYLGSRNESGFVEELQEQRNILRNSIEQLKTSESLRATLIYHLKEALNEQELKAEQVRSQLQAAQSQYKKANDLCQELGIDVERHQPSNQGLKKSSLSEMPVTGATHSANAGSLQKGQSSAVMYSQVGDGDERSATAANVVTKFAAGAASEDILSGVLSSRANGGSISQKIEEYSSVNKRQKLEGDTYISQPQSQPPPPPPPFPHPDTFQPPPPPEYPPSPEPSPLPPPTSTPPQIIPPPPPTSMPPQIISTVPPIAGAFVPFPVGPPGPMTGMTFGTFPSYTPMVNFTMTNMPPVFPGAPNPPPAFQGLGGTFYGPPPYPTAPPPTDRK, encoded by the exons ATGAGCGCGGGTTTCAACAAGCAGATCTTGGCTCAGAAACTTGCAAAGCTTAACAGCTCACAACAGAGTATAGAGA ctttGTCACATTGGTGTGTCTTTCATCATCGTTACTGCCGACAAGTTGTTGAAACATGGGACTGCGAGTTTCGCTCAGCTCCTTGTGAGAGGAGGGTATCTTTGTTGTACCTTGCAAATGACATTATGCAGAATAGCAGAAAGGAAGGTAGTGGATATATAACTGAATTCATAAGGGTCATCCCTGCTGCCTTGAATGAAGTCTTCACCAACGGCGATGATTTTGGGCGGAATGTTGTAAAAAGATTG GTTGACATATGGGAAGATCGTAGAATATTTGATATTCAAGGACAAAGTCTTAAGGATGACTTTTTTAGAAGGTTAAAGGACCTCAGAAACAAATTG AAAAAACCTGGTGGAGAGTTGCTGGAGAAGGTTGTCTCTAGCTACAAGCATGTGCTGAATGCTCCTATAGACGAGGACTATCTGATGCAAAAATGCCAAGCTGCTCTTAGCATTTTTGACAATCTCAACGAAGCATATGGAAATAACTCTTATTTAG GTAGCAGGAATGAATCTGGCTTTGTGGAGGAGCTGCAGGAACAACGTAACATTCTCAGAAACTCCATTGAACAACTCAAAACGTCAGAATCACTCAGGGCCACTCTGATTTATCATTTGAAGGAGGCACTGAATGAGCAG GAGCTGAAAGCGGAACAAGTCAGAAGCCAGCTTCAG GCAGCTCAATCCCAATACAAGAAAGCCAATGATCTCTGCCAAGAGCTTGGAATTGATGTGGAAAGGCATCAGCCATCTAATCAAGGGCTTAAGAAGTCCAGTCTCTCTGAAATGCCTGTCACGGGTGCCACACATTCAGCTAACGCTGGTTCTCTTCAGAAGGGACAATCAAGTGCAGTGATGTATTCACaggtgggagatggtgatgagCGCAGTGCCACAGCTGCTAATGTTGTGACAAAGTTTGCTGCAGGTGCTGCTTCAGAAGATATCCTCAGTGGTGTTTTATCTTCACGAGCCAATGGGGGCAGCATTTCACAGAAAATCGAAGAGTACTCTTCTGTTAATAAGAGGCAGAAGCTAGAGGGTGACACATATATCTCTCAGCCTCAATCacagccaccaccaccaccacccccaTTCCCACATCCTGATACATTTcaaccaccaccgccacctgaGTATCCTCCATCTCCAGAGCCTAGCCCACTGCCACCGCCAACTTCAACGCCACCCCAAATaatcccaccaccaccgccaacTTCAATGCCACCCCAAATAATCTCAACTGTACCACCTATAGCAGGTGCATTTGTACCCTTTCCTGTTGGGCCTCCTGGTCCAATGACTGGAATGACATTTGGCACTTTTCCATCATACACTCCTATGGTTAACTTTACCATGACCAACATGCCACCGGTTTTTCCCGGTGCTCCAAACCCACCTCCAGCTTTTCAGGGATTAGGGGGAACGTTCTATGGCCCTCCTCCATACCCCACAGCACCCCCACCAACAGACAGGAAATAG